DNA from Acetomicrobium sp. S15 = DSM 107314:
GGAGGCTCAGACAAATCTCAAGGAAGCTGTCGAATTATATATAGATAGCTTCGGAAGCGAAGACTTCCCTGAGGATAAATATGAAGTGATCCTGTATCCCTTTGAAGTTGCTATTGGTGAATAAACTACCAGCCTTATCTAGAGAAGATTTAATCAAAGCTCTCAAAAGAGGCGGGTTTCAAGTAATTCGTCAAAAAAGGAAGTCACGTAAGTCTTCAAAAGGGGCCATATAAAACCAATTGTGCCCTTACATGAAGAACTGGCAAAGGGAACACTTTTGGGTATCCTGAGACAATGTGGATTGTCAAAAGGTGACTTAAGCAAGCTATTAGCTAAACAATAAGACATGATAGATGTACTGCACCTATCTTCTGTTTTGTGGTTAATGAAGGTGACCAAAGATGAAGGGTAGGGAAATGACCCCCAGTAGAAATTAGGAGCCGCGGATTAAAAGCCCTGGCTGAGGCTCTTGGACCTGTTGGAATGGTGCGTTTTCTCCAGCAACTTGATACCGGAAGTGGCGATTACACACGAGAAAGAGAGCAGTGGCTAAGGCAAGCTACAGTTCAACAAGTTGTGGAGAAAATCAAGAGATCCCAAAATGAACGGGCGGTTGAAGATGTGAGGCGGACATGTGAGACTGAGAAGTGATGAGTGGCGAGTGGAAGATGTGAAAGTGGATGTGAGTGTGGAAGTGAAAGTGAGTGATGAGTGAGATCTAAAGAGAAAAAACGGGAAGTGTAAAAGAGAAGACAAAAAGTTAGTAGAGGCTAAGAAACAGGAAAAGCAAAGACATATGACCTCTATACTATGCGTAAGAAATGGAGGTGATATGGTATGGGAATAGCTGCGGATTACCGTGGACCTTCGGGAAAGATCTTGCCCGGGGCTAAGATGAGCGCTGCCGAA
Protein-coding regions in this window:
- a CDS encoding type II toxin-antitoxin system HicB family antitoxin, which translates into the protein MKFTAVITKEGKFYVAHCIELGVVSQGKTIEEAQTNLKEAVELYIDSFGSEDFPEDKYEVILYPFEVAIGE